From Acidobacteriota bacterium, the proteins below share one genomic window:
- a CDS encoding NifB/NifX family molybdenum-iron cluster-binding protein, with protein sequence MRIAVTSMDKSLDGPVSKRFGRSHYVFLADTDTRLVRIIDNRAFASLGLGAGAKTAEMLAGLGVAWVATGEIGSESFQILQNSGVHVATCVSATCREALDRLEAGGVEPAKGPTDPSGCQVPCTD encoded by the coding sequence TTGCGCATCGCCGTGACCTCCATGGACAAGAGCCTGGACGGGCCCGTATCGAAGCGGTTCGGCCGCTCCCACTACGTCTTCCTGGCCGACACGGACACGCGCCTCGTGCGCATCATCGACAACCGGGCCTTCGCCTCCCTCGGCCTCGGCGCCGGCGCCAAGACCGCCGAAATGCTCGCCGGACTCGGCGTGGCGTGGGTCGCTACGGGAGAGATCGGCAGCGAGTCTTTCCAGATTCTTCAGAACAGCGGAGTCCACGTCGCCACCTGCGTTTCGGCCACCTGCCGGGAGGCCCTGGACCGCCTGGAGGCCGGCGGGGTGGAGCCCGCCAAGGGGCCGACGGACCCGAGCGGGTGTCAGGTTCCCTGCACCGATTGA